A stretch of Phoenix dactylifera cultivar Barhee BC4 chromosome 16, palm_55x_up_171113_PBpolish2nd_filt_p, whole genome shotgun sequence DNA encodes these proteins:
- the LOC103709809 gene encoding F-box/LRR-repeat protein At3g48880-like, with the protein MEEGRRWEDLAVDCLVHVFSRLNLEDLTLCVPFVCKSWHKASLDPQCWKVLNFRALDLMPWGTFSKTFAQEYHIKSFSFSSFMKLATARSCRSAIELALPSTAFIAPLPDLIYASNECPRVKLLALPDILQPYEKHIPEIIGRWKELEFLDMGLKTSSFVPILEQISLNCRSFVGLQIYGCLYREDALAIVTHLPKLKYLAMKGSFLGKQELLVILDGCRELEELDVTRCRGFDVDDEVLRKASGIKAFEYKGSKLHDDYDEYEDVLWGMVLEVHRNHRS; encoded by the exons atggaagaaggaaggagatGGGAGGACTTGGCCGTGGACTGCTTGGTTCATGTCTTCTCAAGGCTAAATTTGGAGGACCTGACACTTTGTGTCCCCTTTGTATGCAAGTCATGGCACAAAGCTTCCTTAGATCCCCAGTGCTGGAAAGTCCTCAACTTCCGAGCACTAGACCTCATGCCATGGGGCACTTTCAGCAAGACATTTGCACAAGAGTACCACATAAAGAGCTTCTCCTTCTCAAGCTTCATGAAACTTGCAACTGCTCGCAGTTGCAGATCGGCGATCGAGCTCGCCTTACCTAGTACTGCTTTCATTGCACCACTACCGGACTTGATCTACGCATCTAATGA GTGTCCCAGAGTGAAGTTGCTAGCTTTGCCCGATATATTGCAGCCATATGAGAAGCATATTCCTGAGATCATAGGGAGATGGAAGGAACTTGAGTTTTTGGATATGGGACTGAAGACATCTTCTTTTGTGCCCATACTTGAGCAAATTAGCCTCAACTGCAGGAGCTTTGTGGGGCTTCAGATCTATGGATGCTTATATAGAGAGGATGCTCTGGCCATTGTTACACACCTACCAAAGCTCAAATACTTGGCAATGAAAGGATCGTTTTTAGGCAAGCAAGAGCTGCTGGTGATCTTGGATGGGTGTAGAGAACTGGAGGAGCTGGATGTGACAAGATGCAGGGGTTTCGATGTCGATGATGAAGTCTTGAGGAAGGCTTCTGgaatcaaagcatttgagtacaAAGGTTCCAAGCTTCATGATGACTACGATGAGTATGAGGATGTCCTTTGGGGAATGGTTTTGGAAGTCCATAGAAACCATCGATCATGA
- the LOC103709850 gene encoding uncharacterized protein LOC103709850, with protein sequence MELVTEDPAAEDEELEMGSPTRGPRHYRSHFPGAVRKKAYLFDGHGNFFTKEWDLREGSGREFCWYHVEFPKSNQKLAISAEYLIDVLCPPLKLQDILTLVSNGPFCGHVDGALVFRVNSPGPASSNFTLRLAARVTENSVITVSLGRVPRLGFSQTEQSLLSEIPSVESPIQRVLRDEEIGGSSSIVIGEHVLEFLLTMNHSEEADNPVPETVSNLIVHIVDTHIDQVQDIVTKLEMELDSMELELDKGGTTHRKQLLDDRRFPKMHLNLQRLLQVVAHGEQVFPRVKEKCAAKSWFANEDIVALEELIGRLRRLKENLGFIVNRVTAIQAGLDSWQSEQINRKLYYLSFLSMIFLPLSIVTGVFGMNVGGVPWTGQRDPDLKDGFRNVMILCAVLLFLLLVCFTFPFIYAHISSWSRHDALKRSCSIGRKSFPRKTLHREGFQGGGYIPI encoded by the exons ATGGAGCTCGTCACGGAGGACCCGGCGGCGGAGGACGAGGAGCTGGAGATGGGGAGCCCCACTCGAGGGCCCCGCCACTACCGGAGCCATTTCCCCGGCGCCGTCCGGAAAAAAGCCTACCTCTTCGACGGCCACGGCAACTTCTTCACCAAGGAATGGGACCTCCGAGAGGGCAGCGGCCGAGAATTCTGCTGGTACCACGTCGAGTTCCCCAAGAGCAACCAGAAGCTCGCCATCTCCGCCGAATACCTCATCGACGTCCTCTGCCCGCCATTAAAACTCCAGGACATTCTCACCCTCGTCAGCAACGGCCCCTTCTGCGGCCACGTCGATGGCGCCCTCGTGTTCCGGGTGAACTCCCCTGGCCCGGCGTCCAGCAACTTCACCCTCCGGCTCGCGGCGAGGGTCACCGAGAACTCGGTGATCACCGTGAGCCTGGGACGGGTGCCGAGGCTGGGATTTTCGCAGACCGAGCAGTCGTTGCTGTCGGAGATACCAAGCGTCGAAAGCCCAATCCAGCGTGTGCTGAGGGATGAGGAGATTGGTGGTTCAAGTAGCATTGTGATTGGCGAGCATGTGCTTGAGTTCTTGCTCACAATGAATCATTCGGAGGAGGCCGATAATCCCGTGCCGGAGACTGTTTCGAATCTCATTGTGCACATTGTTGACACACATATTGATCAGGTGCAGGATATAGTGACAAAGCTTGAGATGGAATTGGATTCGATGGAGCTGGAATTGGACAAAG GTGGAACCACACATAGGAAACAATTGTTGGACGACAGAAGATTTCCAAAAATGCATTTGAATTTGCAGCGCCTCTTACAG GTTGTTGCTCATGGCGAGCAAGTGTTTCCACGTGTAAAAGAAAAGTGTGCAGCTAAAAGTTGGTTTGCAAATGAAGACATTGTTGCGCTTGAAGAACTAATAGGTCGTCTTAGGAGGTTGAAAGAGAACTTGGGATTCATAGTTAATCGGGTAACAGCAATTCAGGCTGGTCTTGATAGCTGGCAGTCAGAGCAAATAAACAGGAAGCTTTActatctttcttttctctcgATGATCTTTCTTCCACTATCTATTGTTACCGGAG TATTTGGGATGAATGTTGGGGGTGTACCATGGACAGGGCAAAGAGACCCTGATTTGAAAGATGGATTTCGTAATGTTATGATTCTCTGCGCTGTATTGCTGTTTCTACTTCTAGTTTGCTTCACTTTTCCTTTTATCTATGCACACATTTCATCTTGGAGTAGGCATGATGCACTGAAAAGGAGTTGCTCTATTGGTCGAAAGTCATTCCCGAGAAAAACCCTTCATCGAGAGGGATTTCAGGGAGGAGGCTACATCCCCATCTGA
- the LOC103709811 gene encoding oxygen-evolving enhancer protein 2, chloroplastic-like: protein MTANTGQGWESNLVLRGPIKASRTLSNLKLSCSFIQFHVHPISGAKPFPSTHHKATTITHCRLPKPNKRGRAPRVDREREREREREREMASTACFLHHHAPSTSRTPPRPMPSIRPTRLVCRAQKQAGQEDESNTVVSRRLALTVLVGTAATSVKVSPADAAYGETANIFGKPKTNTDFFSYNGNGFKLMIPSKWNPSKEVEYPGQVMRWEDNFDPNSYVAVMVTPTPKKSITDYGSPEEFISQVDYLLGKQAYSGKTDAEGGFDQDAVATANILESSTPVVGGKQYYYISVLTRTADGDEGGKHQLIMATVSDGKLYICKAQAGDKRWFKGSRKFVESAANSFNVA, encoded by the exons ATGACAGCCAACACTGGACAGGGATGGGAAAGCAATCTGGTGCTACGTGGACCAATCAAAGCTTCTAGAACTCTATCTAATCTAAAACTCTCATGCTCCTTTATCCAGTTCCACGTCCATCCCATATCCGGAGCAAAACCATTTCCCTCCACTCATCACAAAGCCACCACAATAACCCACTGCCGCTTACCAAAACCCAACAAGAGAGGAAGAGCTCCGAGagtagatagagagagagagagagagagagagagagagagagagatggcatCAACTGCATGCTTCCTCCACCACCATGCACCCTCCACCTCGAGAACTCCACCACGTCCAATGCCAAGCATCAGGCCCACCCGGCTGGTCTGCAGGGCGCAGAAGCAGGCAGGCCAAGAAGACGAGAGCAACACAGTGGTCTCACGTCGGTTAGCTCTGACAGTACTCGTCGGCACTGCTGCTACCAGTGTGAAGGTCTCACCTGCCGATGCTGCCTATGGAGAAACAG CTAATATCTTTGGGAAGCCAAAGACAAATACAGATTTCTTTTCATACAATGGCAATGGATTCAAGTTGATGATACCATCAAAGTGGAACCCAAGCAAAGAGGTGGAGTATCCTGGTCAAGTGATGAGGTGGGAAGACAACTTTGACCCCAACAGCTACGTTGCCGTCATGGTCACACCCACGCCAAAGAAATCCATCACTGACTACGGCAGCCCTGAGGAATTTATCTCACAA GTTGATTACTTGCTAGGGAAACAGGCCTACTCTGGCAAAACAGATGCTGAG GGTGGGTTCGACCAGGATGCTGTAGCAACAGccaacatattggaaagctcCACACCGGTGGTAGGTGGGAAACAATACTACTACATCTCAGTTTTGACAAGGacagcagatggagatgagggtGGGAAGCACCAGCTTATAATGGCAACAGTTTCAGATGGTAAGCTATACATCTGCAAGGCACAAGCTGGTGACAAGAGATGGTTCAAGGGTAGCCGAAAGTTTGTGGAGAGTGCAGCCAATTCCTTCAACGTTGCATAA